From the genome of Longispora fulva:
CGTCGCGGCCGGGTTGCCGCTGCTCACCGCCCTGGCGGGGCTCGCGGTCAGTTCCCTGCTGATCCCGGTACTCGCCGCGATCATGCCCGTGCCCGACTGGTCCACCTCCCTCGCGGCGATGATGGGCATCGGCGTCGGCATCGACTACGTGCTGCTGCTGGTCACCCGGTTCCGCGAGTGGCGGGCCGAGGGCCTGGAACCGCAGGCGGCCACCGTCGCCACCCTGGACACCGCCGGCCGGTCCGTCGTCGTCGCCGGGATCACGGTCATCGTCAGCATGCTCGGCCTGTTCGCCATGGGCCTGTCCTTCATGCGCGGCGCGGCGTTCGCGGCCATCACCTCCGTCCTCATCGTCCTGGCAGCCGCCACCACCCTGTTCCCCGCGCTGCTCGGCTACCTGGGACGCAACGTCGACCGGCTCCGCATCCCGCTGCCCCGCCGCAAGGCCGCCCGGGCCGCCAACGTGATCAGCCCCGGCTGGCTGCGGTGGAGCCGCCTCGTCGAGCGGTACCGGATCGTCGCCGCCCTCGCCGGGATCGTCGTCCTGCTCGCCCTGGCCGCACCCTTCCTCGACGTGCGGTTCGGCTTCCCCGACCAGGGCAACGACCCGGCCGGCCGGTCGACCCGCCAGGCGTACGACACCGTCGCCACCAACTTCGGCCCCGGCGCCAACGGGCCGCTGCTCCTGGTCGCCGAGCTGCCGGCGGCGAAGGACACCGCGGCGCTCGACGCCCTGGTGGCCAGGCTGGCCGGCACGCCGGGGGTCGCGGCGGTCACCCCGGTCCAGTACGCCGGGACCTCCGCCGTGTTCACCGTCATCCCCACCACCGGGCCGCAGAGCACCGCGACCGAGAAGCTGGTCCGCACACTCCGCGACGACGTGATCCCGCCGACCACGGCCACCGGCACGAACGTGCACGTCGGCGGCCTGACCGCCACCGCCATCGACAGCTCCGCCAACATCGTCAAGCGGCTCCCGCTGCTCGTCGGCGGCGTCGTCCTCGTGTCGATGCTCCTGCTGCTGCTGGCGTTCCGCAGCGTCGCCGTCGCCCTCAAGGCCGCCGTGATGAACCTGCTGTCCGTCGCCGCGGCGTACGGGGTCGTCGCCCTCGTACTGCGAGGCGGCTGGGCCGGAAAGCTGATCGGGATCGACAACCCCACCCCGCTGCCGGCGTTCGTGCCGGTGCTCACCTTCGCCGTCCTGTTCGGCCTGTCGATGGACTACGAGGTGTTCCTGGTCAGCCGGATGCGCGAGGCCTGGCTGCGCACCCGCAGCAACAGCGAGTCCATCGTCATCGGCCTGGCCGGCACCGCCCGGGTCATCACGGCCGCCGCCGCGATCATGGTCGCCGTGTTCGCGGCGTTCGTGCCGGCGCCGGAGGTACCCATCAAGGTGATCGGCGTCGGCATGGCCTCGGCCATCCTGATCGACGCGACCCTGGTCCGGATGCTGCTCGTGCCGGCCGTGATGCACCTGCTCGGCGACCGCAACTGGTGGCTGCCGGCCTGGCTGGACCGCCGGGTCCCGCAGCTGCACATCGAGGGCCCGCCCCCGGCCTGACCCCCGCACCGCCCCGCCGCCCCTCCGGGTGGCGGGGCGGCGTTCGTCGCACCCGGGCCGGACGCCCTCCCGACGGCCGATTGCCCGGGCTCCCCGACGTCGTCTAGCGTCGGACCGAGCGTCCGTTCAGGTGCACTCCCGCCGGGCCCGCGCGTCGTGGTCCGAGCCGACCTGGGGGTACCGGATGACTGATCCCACCGCGGTGGACCAGCTCCGGCTCTCCGACCACGTGTGCTGGACGTTCGACGACGACGACCGGTGCGCCGCGGCCGTCGCCCGCTACGTCGGGGCCGGCACCCGCGACGGCCACCGGGTGATCTACTCCGCCCCCGAGGTGCCGCGCGCCGACATCGCCGCCCGGTTGACCGCGCACGGCGTGCACGTCGCCGCCCTGGTCGCCACCGGCCAGCTCCAGATCGTCACCGTGCCGGACACCTACCTGACCGGGGGCGAGTTCCGCCCGTCGTCGGTGCGCGAGGGCTGGACCCGCCGGCTCGACGAGGCCCGCGCCGCCGGCTACCGGGGCGTACGGCTCGTCGCCGACCGTTCGTGGCTGGCCGGATCCGTGGCCGGCGCGCACCGGGTCGCCTGGTACGAGGCGCTCGCCAACCAGGTGTTCGCCGACGGCTACGCGATGGGCCTGTGCCTCTACGACCGCCGGCTGTTCCCGCCGCCCGCCCTCCGGGGGATCTGTTCCGCGCACCCGGCGACCTACCGGGCCGACAACGACCGGTGGTCGCCGCTGCTGCGGATGGTCCGCACGGTCGACCCGCCGGGGCTGCGGCTGGTCGGAGAGGTGGACGTGTCCAACCGGCGCGCGGTCGCTGCCCTGCTCAACGGGCTGTTCGAGGAGCCTGGGGCAGCGGGGGAGCCGCTGGTGGTGGACGTGTCGGATCTGTCGTTCGCCGACGCGCCGACGGCGACGCTGTTCGTCCGGGCGGCCCAGGCGTCGCCGGCCGGGCTGGTGCTGTGGGGCTGCTCGGCGCCGCTGGCCCACATGATCGCGATGGTGCCGGGCCGGCACGCGGACGGCCGGCTGCGGATCGTGCCGACCGGGTGACCCGGCCGGACCGGAACCGCGAGCCGGTGCCGGGTTCCTCAGGCTCGCGTCCTCAGAGAACCTACCGGCGCACCCGGGGCCGTGGCATCCTGGCCGGCTCGCGACCCGGCGGCCGGTCCGCCGTCCGGGGGAGCGGGCCGCCGACCCGGCCGGCGTGCGCCTCCGCCGGCGATCCGTCGAGGATCCGCTCCGCGCACCGGACGCCGGAGGTTCCGGGACCGGCGAGATGCAGCCCGGGCACCTCAGGCACCACCCGCCGCCCGACCCCGCTCCCGGCCGGCCCGACCCCGCTCTCGGTCGGCCCGACCCCGACCTCGATCCCCATCTCGACCCCGGGCTTGGCCGGCCCGACCCCGGCCCACACTCCAGCCCCGGCGGGCCCGGCCTGCACCGCCGTCGGCGTCGCGGCCCCGTGCGCCCGCTCCGCGTAGTCCAACAGTGCCCGCCCCACCAGATCGGCGCTGGCGGCGGCGGCCACTGCCCGGTACCCGCCCGCCGACGGATCGGCGTGTTCCCCGACCAGATCGTCGGCGAACCGCCCGTCGTCCGGGTCGGACACCACGACGGGCGCGCGCAGCACCTCCCCGGAGGCGGTGCGCACCCCGGTCACCCGGCCGGCCTCGACGGTCACCCCGACGACGGGCGTGCGGGTCCGCACCTCCCCGCCGTACGCCTCGATGGCCTCCACCAGCATCGACGACAGCACCTGTCCGCTGTCGCCGAGCAGCTGGTCGCCGAGCATCGCCGCGTGCGAGACGGCCGGCACCTGCTCCGGGGCGAGCCCGTGGTCGGAGCCGCCGAGCACGGTCCGGGCCCGCGCCGACAGGCCGCAGTCGCCCATCACCTGGTCGAGGGTCTTGCGCGCGCACGTGACGAACAGGGTGCTGGGCGCGGCGGGGCCGTCGGGGGCCATGCCGCGGATCTCGGCGTGCAGGGCGGAGCAGGTGTCGACGTACCGGCAGACCTGCGCGGCCTCCTCCGGCAGCGCCGCGACCATCCGGGCCCGGTAGGTGTCCCACCCGCCGGAGGTGCGCGCGGGGAGCGCGTCGAGCCCGTCGGGCTCCCAGAACCGGAACCGGTCGTCGAGCCCCAGCCCCTGGTAGACGGTCGGCACGGCCGCCCCGTCGTCCCCGCCGACCGTGGCGTGCCGGTCCAGCACCAGGACCCGCAACCCCCCGGCCACGGCCAGGTACGCCGCGCACGTCAGTCCGTTGTGACCCGCGCCGACCACGACGGCGTCCCAGCCGTCGGTTCCGAGCTTCGCGTTTGTCATACCCCGCAGCCTCGCCGCTGCGGGTGCCCCCGGCGTCGGGCAGCGGGCCGGGTCGGCCGGCCGACCGGAGGAGGGCTCCTCCTCCCGCGGCAGGAGCCGCCGGCACTGTGGACGGCTATCGTCTAGCCATGGGCCTGCTCGGTGACCGGTTCGGATGGATTCGACTCGCGGTGTTCCCGGCCGTGGTCAGTGACGTCGTCGCCCTGCGCGCGGACGGACCGACCACGGCCGACTGGCTGTTCGCGCTGCTCGCCGGCGTGGTCAGCCTCGGTGCCGGATTCGTGCCACTGGCCACGGTGGTCGGCCAGGCGGGCCTGCTGATCTGCACGGACCTGTTCGGGCACAGCGACGCCGTGTCGGTCATCCTGTTGGCCGCCCTGGCCCTGCTGGAGCTGATCGTGCGGCGTCGCGGCTGGCCGGTCGCCGTCGGGTGCGTCGCGATGAGCGTGCCTTTCGTGGTGCAGGTCCTGCGGTTCCACGCTGTGCTGCCCGGGATGTACCACTGGGCGTGGGTCGTGGGCCCGCCCATGCTCGCCGGGCTCTACGTCCGGTCGCTGCGCGAGAACAGCCGCCGGTCCCGGGAGCGGATGCTGGAGGGCGAGCAGCGCCGCGAGCTGGGCATGCTCAACGCCCGGCTGGGGGAGCGCACCGCGATCGCCCGCGAGCTGCACGACGTGGTGGCCCACCACGTGGCCTCGATCGTGCTGCGGGTCGCGGTGGCCCGGCACGTGATCCCGGAGACCGACCCCAGGATGCTGCAGGTGCTCGACGACGTGCACGCGGCGGCCACGACGGCGCTGACCGACATGCGCAAGCTCGTCGGGGTGCTGCGCGATCCGTCCGCCGTCAACGTCGAGTTGGGTTCGCTGCTCGTCGACCCGGCGGAGCTGCCGCAGGTCCTGCGCGAGGTCGTCGACCGGGCGGCGAACAGCGGGCTGCGGGTCGAGGCGACGATCGACCCGGCGCTGGCCGGGATGGACGCCGTCCGCGGCCTGGTGGTGCTGCGCCTGGTCCAGGAGGGCCTGACGAACGTGTTCAAGCACGGCGGGCCGGCGGGCCGGGCCAGGCTGACGGTCGCGATGTCGGCCGACGGGACCGCCCGGGTCGAGGTGCACAACGAGGGTCCGCCGGTGCGGTCGGCCACGCCCGGCCACGGCCTCGTGGGCCTGTCGGAACGGGTCACCCTGATCGGCGGCGAGATCTCCGCCGGGCCGGCCCGCGACGGCTGGCTGCTGTCGGCGATGCTGCCGGCGGGCGCCGCGTGATCCGGGTGCTGCTCGTCGACGACCAGCAACTGGTCCGGGCCGGACTGCGGATGCTGTGCGAGTCGGCGGGGGACATCACCGTCGTCGGCGAGGTGGGCAACGGCCTGGAGGCCGTCCGGCACGCCGAGCGGCTGCACCCGGACGTGATCCTGATGGACCTGCGGATGCCGGTGCTGGACGGCACTGCGGCCACCGAGCGGATCCTGCGCGCCCGGCCGTCGACCCGGATCGTGGTGCTGACGACGTTCGACGACGACGAGCACCTGTACCCGGCGCTGCTGGCCGGGGCGTGCGGCTTCCTGGTCAAGGACACCGCCCCGGCGAACCTGCTCGACGCGGTGCGCCGCGCGGCGGCGGGGGAGAGCGCGTTTAGCCCCGGGGTGCTGGGCCGGCTCGTCGACCGCGCGGTGACCGCCCGGTCGGAGACCGTGCCGAGCGCTGACCTGTCGGGGGTCACCGACCGGGAGCGCGAGGTCCTGGCACTGGTCGGGGCAGGGCTGTCCAACGGGGAGATCGCCGAGCGGCTGTCCCTGGGCGTGACCACGGTGAAGACGCACGTGGCGAATCTGATGACGAAGACCGACACCACCAACCGGGTACGCCTGGCGGTGCTCGCCGCCCGCCACGGCCTGACCCCCTGAACGGCGGGCCCACCGCATCGGCCGAGGACCTGGTCGCCCCTCTCGCGCGCCCGACCCGACGGCGCCTCAGGCGGCCTTGAGTCGCGCCGCCCGGTGCGCCTCCCACGTCGCGACCCCCGCGCACAGCACGCCCCAGCCGGCCACGACCCCCAGGTACCCGGCGGCGGGCAGCACCTCGCCGAGCCAGCCGAGCTCCACGGTGGCCACGGCCAGCGCGATCCGGCCGAGGTGCGCGAGCCGCCCGGTGCGCACGGAGAACGTCCGGGTGACGGCCAGGTAGCCGGCCATGCCGCCGGACACCAGCCAGTACGCGCCGGTGGGCGCCCCGCCGGCCAGCAGCAGCCGCACGCCGGCCGCGACGCTGATCACGGCGAACGCCGGGAGCATGTGCCCGCTGACGAACACGGCCCGGGCGACGAACTGCGAGCCGCCCGCAACCTCCAGCATCCGCCGGTTCATGTCCGCCGCCGCGTCGAAGTACTGCCACCACAGCGTGCCGGCGAGTACGATCGCTGCGATCAG
Proteins encoded in this window:
- a CDS encoding sensor histidine kinase, with translation MGLLGDRFGWIRLAVFPAVVSDVVALRADGPTTADWLFALLAGVVSLGAGFVPLATVVGQAGLLICTDLFGHSDAVSVILLAALALLELIVRRRGWPVAVGCVAMSVPFVVQVLRFHAVLPGMYHWAWVVGPPMLAGLYVRSLRENSRRSRERMLEGEQRRELGMLNARLGERTAIARELHDVVAHHVASIVLRVAVARHVIPETDPRMLQVLDDVHAAATTALTDMRKLVGVLRDPSAVNVELGSLLVDPAELPQVLREVVDRAANSGLRVEATIDPALAGMDAVRGLVVLRLVQEGLTNVFKHGGPAGRARLTVAMSADGTARVEVHNEGPPVRSATPGHGLVGLSERVTLIGGEISAGPARDGWLLSAMLPAGAA
- a CDS encoding MMPL family transporter, producing MAQPLLDDRAAPDGAAPPPPPGPLGRLAGWSFRHRGRTVLLWLVALAIAFGLSTAFGGKYSADYTAPGSDSKTAQELLARDFPTQSGDTITVVVHSEAGVMSPAVQTRLTALFAEMAKVPHVKAAEAPDPRRGQVSPGAGTTGIAKLRLDVANPTDMPKADTHKLLDLANGAGDGLTVSLGGQAVQMAEQGAIGSEGIGMAAAALILLLTFGSIVAAGLPLLTALAGLAVSSLLIPVLAAIMPVPDWSTSLAAMMGIGVGIDYVLLLVTRFREWRAEGLEPQAATVATLDTAGRSVVVAGITVIVSMLGLFAMGLSFMRGAAFAAITSVLIVLAAATTLFPALLGYLGRNVDRLRIPLPRRKAARAANVISPGWLRWSRLVERYRIVAALAGIVVLLALAAPFLDVRFGFPDQGNDPAGRSTRQAYDTVATNFGPGANGPLLLVAELPAAKDTAALDALVARLAGTPGVAAVTPVQYAGTSAVFTVIPTTGPQSTATEKLVRTLRDDVIPPTTATGTNVHVGGLTATAIDSSANIVKRLPLLVGGVVLVSMLLLLLAFRSVAVALKAAVMNLLSVAAAYGVVALVLRGGWAGKLIGIDNPTPLPAFVPVLTFAVLFGLSMDYEVFLVSRMREAWLRTRSNSESIVIGLAGTARVITAAAAIMVAVFAAFVPAPEVPIKVIGVGMASAILIDATLVRMLLVPAVMHLLGDRNWWLPAWLDRRVPQLHIEGPPPA
- a CDS encoding MEDS domain-containing protein; protein product: MTDPTAVDQLRLSDHVCWTFDDDDRCAAAVARYVGAGTRDGHRVIYSAPEVPRADIAARLTAHGVHVAALVATGQLQIVTVPDTYLTGGEFRPSSVREGWTRRLDEARAAGYRGVRLVADRSWLAGSVAGAHRVAWYEALANQVFADGYAMGLCLYDRRLFPPPALRGICSAHPATYRADNDRWSPLLRMVRTVDPPGLRLVGEVDVSNRRAVAALLNGLFEEPGAAGEPLVVDVSDLSFADAPTATLFVRAAQASPAGLVLWGCSAPLAHMIAMVPGRHADGRLRIVPTG
- a CDS encoding phytoene desaturase family protein, producing the protein MTNAKLGTDGWDAVVVGAGHNGLTCAAYLAVAGGLRVLVLDRHATVGGDDGAAVPTVYQGLGLDDRFRFWEPDGLDALPARTSGGWDTYRARMVAALPEEAAQVCRYVDTCSALHAEIRGMAPDGPAAPSTLFVTCARKTLDQVMGDCGLSARARTVLGGSDHGLAPEQVPAVSHAAMLGDQLLGDSGQVLSSMLVEAIEAYGGEVRTRTPVVGVTVEAGRVTGVRTASGEVLRAPVVVSDPDDGRFADDLVGEHADPSAGGYRAVAAAASADLVGRALLDYAERAHGAATPTAVQAGPAGAGVWAGVGPAKPGVEMGIEVGVGPTESGVGPAGSGVGRRVVPEVPGLHLAGPGTSGVRCAERILDGSPAEAHAGRVGGPLPRTADRPPGREPARMPRPRVRR
- a CDS encoding response regulator; protein product: MIRVLLVDDQQLVRAGLRMLCESAGDITVVGEVGNGLEAVRHAERLHPDVILMDLRMPVLDGTAATERILRARPSTRIVVLTTFDDDEHLYPALLAGACGFLVKDTAPANLLDAVRRAAAGESAFSPGVLGRLVDRAVTARSETVPSADLSGVTDREREVLALVGAGLSNGEIAERLSLGVTTVKTHVANLMTKTDTTNRVRLAVLAARHGLTP